A genome region from Rhodanobacter thiooxydans includes the following:
- a CDS encoding lysophospholipid acyltransferase family protein yields MLSIEQSLVDRVPWLAQYPRLRRPMAGMLGRLADEDGFNRVLARVGGAEGFDFVDRVLDVLGTSHHVNPGDLENIPIDGPLLAVANHPLGMQDALALLQLIGSVRRDVRILGNDWLATVPQLGQLLLPVDVFGKGAASRLRGIYRALEHGEALIVFPAGEVSRMRPGGVRDGHWSDGFARLSLRSKTPVLPVHVSARNSAMFYGLSMLAKPLSTAMLPREAVAPGKRRIGFSIGALVSAEELAQRSGGSPKQAAKLMRRHVYRVGQHRGLVFGGQAPLALPEPAAEVAAELSRCEKLADLGDGKQAWLFMGTPDSAVMREIGRLRELTFRKVGEGTGARRDLDAYDPHYEHLVLWDPQALRIVGAYRFGHGGRLIAERGMGSLYTSSLFDYSPALESRLAQGLELGRSFIAPAYWRSRALDQLWQGIGLYLQRHPELRYLFGPVSMSMSLPREAREWIAAAHQHYFGAPGLAAARQPFVVSPEVVQGVRTALEGLDAVAGLGKLKHHLDALGVSMPVLYRQYVDLVEPAGVQFFDFGEDPGFSGCVDGLVMLDLANLKPAKRARYLGKRE; encoded by the coding sequence ATGCTGAGCATCGAACAGTCCCTTGTCGATCGAGTGCCCTGGTTGGCGCAATACCCGCGTCTGCGCCGACCGATGGCGGGCATGCTGGGGCGGCTGGCCGACGAAGACGGCTTCAACCGCGTGCTGGCCCGGGTCGGTGGTGCCGAAGGCTTCGACTTCGTCGATCGCGTGCTGGACGTGCTCGGCACCAGCCACCACGTCAACCCCGGCGACCTCGAGAACATTCCCATCGACGGCCCGCTGCTGGCGGTGGCCAACCATCCGCTGGGCATGCAGGACGCGCTGGCGCTGCTGCAGCTGATCGGCTCGGTGCGCCGCGACGTGCGCATCCTCGGCAACGACTGGCTGGCGACGGTGCCGCAGCTGGGCCAGTTGCTGCTGCCGGTGGACGTGTTCGGCAAGGGAGCCGCCTCGCGCCTGCGCGGCATCTATCGCGCGCTGGAACATGGCGAGGCGCTGATCGTGTTCCCCGCCGGCGAGGTCTCGCGCATGCGCCCCGGCGGCGTGCGCGACGGCCACTGGTCGGACGGCTTCGCGCGGTTGTCCTTGCGCAGCAAGACGCCGGTGCTGCCGGTACACGTGTCGGCGCGCAATTCGGCCATGTTCTATGGCCTGTCGATGCTGGCCAAGCCGCTGAGCACAGCGATGCTGCCGCGCGAGGCGGTGGCGCCCGGCAAGCGGCGGATCGGTTTCAGCATCGGCGCGCTGGTCAGCGCCGAGGAGCTTGCGCAGCGCAGCGGCGGCTCGCCGAAGCAGGCCGCCAAGCTGATGCGCCGGCACGTCTACCGGGTCGGCCAGCATCGCGGCCTGGTGTTCGGCGGCCAGGCGCCGCTGGCCTTGCCCGAGCCGGCCGCGGAGGTCGCGGCGGAGCTCTCGCGCTGCGAGAAACTGGCTGACCTGGGTGACGGCAAGCAGGCGTGGCTGTTCATGGGGACGCCCGACAGCGCGGTGATGCGCGAGATCGGCCGCCTGCGCGAACTGACCTTCCGCAAGGTCGGCGAAGGCACCGGCGCCCGGCGCGACCTGGACGCCTACGATCCGCATTACGAGCACCTGGTGCTGTGGGACCCGCAGGCGCTGCGCATCGTCGGCGCCTACCGCTTCGGCCACGGCGGCCGCTTGATCGCCGAGCGCGGCATGGGCAGCCTGTACACCTCCAGTCTGTTCGACTATTCGCCAGCGCTGGAATCGCGCCTGGCGCAGGGGCTGGAACTGGGGCGCAGTTTCATTGCGCCGGCGTACTGGCGCTCGCGCGCGCTGGATCAGTTGTGGCAGGGCATCGGCCTGTACCTGCAGCGGCACCCGGAGCTGCGCTATCTGTTCGGCCCGGTGAGCATGTCGATGAGCCTGCCGCGTGAGGCGCGCGAATGGATCGCCGCGGCGCATCAGCATTATTTCGGCGCACCGGGTCTGGCCGCGGCGCGCCAGCCCTTCGTGGTCTCGCCCGAAGTGGTGCAGGGGGTGCGCACGGCGCTGGAGGGGCTGGACGCTGTCGCCGGCCTGGGCAAGCTGAAACACCACCTGGACGCGCTGGGCGTGAGCATGCCGGTGCTGTATCGCCAGTATGTCGATCTGGTCGAACCCGCCGGCGTGCAGTTCTTCGACTTCGGCGAGGACCCGGGTTTCTCCGGCTGCGTGGACGGCCTGGTGATGCTCGACCTGGCCAACCTGAAACCGGCGAAACGTGCGCGTTATCTCGGCAAAAGGGAATGA
- a CDS encoding YhgN family NAAT transporter encodes MTTLSAGILLFLIMDPLGNIPLFLSLLKEVPPKRRRRVMVRELLIALGVLLVFLFGGQYILKLLQLKQESISIAGGIVLFLIGIRMVFPPADGSGIFGKAGGGEPFIVPMAIPGVAGPSAMAALLLLTNTQPGRTADWTIALLLAWLASSLILLSATYLFRWLGESVLTALERVMGMLLIALSVQMFMAGVAAFLHESV; translated from the coding sequence ATGACCACATTGTCGGCGGGCATCCTGCTGTTCCTGATCATGGACCCGCTGGGCAACATCCCGTTGTTCCTGAGCCTGCTGAAGGAGGTGCCGCCGAAGCGCCGGCGCCGGGTGATGGTGCGCGAGCTGCTGATCGCGCTGGGCGTGCTGCTGGTGTTCCTGTTCGGCGGCCAGTACATCCTCAAGCTGCTGCAGCTGAAGCAGGAGTCGATCAGCATCGCCGGCGGCATCGTGCTGTTCCTGATCGGCATCCGCATGGTGTTTCCGCCGGCCGACGGCAGCGGCATCTTCGGCAAGGCCGGCGGCGGCGAACCGTTCATCGTGCCGATGGCGATTCCCGGCGTGGCCGGCCCCTCGGCGATGGCCGCGTTGCTGCTGCTGACCAACACCCAGCCCGGCCGCACCGCCGACTGGACCATCGCGCTGCTGCTGGCGTGGCTGGCCAGCTCGTTGATCCTGCTCAGTGCCACCTACCTGTTCCGCTGGCTCGGCGAGAGCGTGCTCACCGCGCTGGAGCGCGTGATGGGCATGCTGCTGATCGCATTGTCGGTACAGATGTTCATGGCCGGCGTGGCCGCCTTCCTGCACGAGAGCGTTTGA